Proteins encoded in a region of the Chloroflexota bacterium genome:
- a CDS encoding 2-hydroxyacyl-CoA dehydratase: MNALEALRAVHENRCRNWSTRHPDRRALGYICTYAPEEIMHAAGFTPIRLMESPDPITEGEAVLPSFCCALARSCTDQLLKRKFDFLAGVIFPQTCDTMQCLADIWRMTQTEIAILHFALPTAIESPHALDYTVAELHHFAAELGSRFDAPVTTERLYESIALYNETRDLLTRLYASRDRLSAADVLAIVNAGMLMPKEDYNPLLRQVVEAQQTEPPCPADGKPRLILSGAILDDLALVALVENAGAHVVGDDLCSGSRYFDTPVAIGSDPYVELARRYLNRAPCPSKHAPGRDRGERLIGLIQQNRADGVIFFIPKYCDPHAFDYPRLKSVLERAGVPHLCLETEHTVASGQVRTRVEAFVEMIGFD; this comes from the coding sequence TTGAATGCATTGGAAGCGCTGCGCGCTGTCCACGAAAACCGCTGCCGGAACTGGTCCACCCGCCATCCTGACCGCCGTGCCCTAGGTTACATCTGCACCTATGCCCCGGAAGAAATAATGCACGCGGCGGGGTTCACGCCCATCCGGCTAATGGAGAGCCCCGATCCCATCACCGAGGGTGAGGCCGTGCTGCCCAGTTTCTGCTGTGCCTTGGCCCGTTCCTGCACCGACCAGTTGCTCAAGAGAAAGTTTGATTTCCTAGCCGGCGTCATCTTCCCCCAGACTTGCGATACTATGCAGTGTTTGGCTGATATCTGGCGCATGACACAGACTGAGATAGCCATTCTCCATTTCGCCCTGCCGACTGCGATAGAGAGCCCCCACGCTCTGGACTACACCGTCGCCGAGTTACATCACTTCGCCGCCGAGTTGGGTTCGCGATTCGATGCGCCCGTAACCACAGAGCGACTGTACGAGAGTATCGCGCTTTACAACGAGACGCGGGACCTACTGACCCGCCTATATGCTTCGCGTGACAGGTTGTCTGCCGCCGACGTGTTGGCCATCGTGAACGCCGGGATGCTGATGCCAAAAGAAGACTATAATCCCCTACTCCGCCAGGTGGTGGAGGCACAGCAGACCGAGCCCCCATGCCCCGCTGACGGAAAGCCGCGCTTGATTCTCTCGGGAGCCATCCTCGACGACTTAGCGCTTGTTGCACTGGTGGAGAACGCGGGGGCCCACGTGGTTGGCGATGACCTATGTAGTGGCAGCCGCTATTTCGATACGCCTGTAGCCATCGGTAGTGATCCTTATGTCGAGTTGGCAAGGCGCTATCTGAATCGCGCCCCCTGCCCTTCCAAACACGCTCCGGGCCGCGACCGTGGTGAGCGGTTGATCGGACTAATACAGCAAAACCGAGCCGATGGCGTGATCTTCTTCATCCCCAAGTACTGCGACCCCCACGCTTTTGATTATCCACGGCTGAAGTCTGTGTTAGAGAGGGCAGGGGTGCCTCACCTATGCCTGGAAACCGAGCACACGGTGGCCTCGGGCCAAGTGCGAACAAGGGTCGAGGCATTTGTGGAGATGATAGGATTTGACTGA
- a CDS encoding MBL fold metallo-hydrolase produces MITVTEIEGVHRILMARAIAGHPLYFTAAYWVDGLLIDTGCAHTALELSSAMAGVPIAQIVNTHDHEDHIGGNAQLQRTRGVRIFAHPETLPILENPRLLRLQPYRILFWGWPQPSCGEPIGEWVETEHHRFQIIPTPGHAPGHVCLYEPDRKWLFSGDLYIGGKDRVLRLDYNVYTIIASLKKIAQLPLTRLFAGSGTVRDDPGSDIREKIEYLEGLGEEIRRLHNSGMSVAAIRDRLFGSESLIRYVTLGHFSSTNLIRSYLENQSSTSA; encoded by the coding sequence ATGATCACTGTAACCGAAATCGAGGGCGTGCACCGCATCCTCATGGCACGCGCGATTGCCGGACACCCGCTCTATTTCACGGCGGCGTATTGGGTGGATGGCCTGCTCATTGATACCGGCTGTGCCCACACCGCACTAGAACTATCGAGCGCCATGGCGGGGGTGCCCATCGCGCAGATAGTGAATACCCACGACCACGAAGATCACATCGGCGGTAACGCTCAGTTGCAGCGGACGCGTGGCGTGCGCATATTCGCGCATCCAGAGACGCTGCCCATCTTGGAAAACCCGCGCCTGTTGCGATTGCAGCCCTACCGCATTCTCTTCTGGGGATGGCCACAGCCCTCATGTGGTGAACCTATCGGCGAGTGGGTGGAAACCGAGCACCATCGCTTCCAGATCATCCCCACGCCAGGTCACGCACCGGGGCACGTCTGTTTGTATGAACCCGATCGCAAGTGGCTTTTCTCCGGGGATTTGTATATCGGCGGCAAAGATCGGGTATTACGACTGGACTACAACGTCTACACCATCATTGCCTCGTTGAAAAAGATAGCCCAACTACCACTCACGCGTCTGTTCGCAGGTAGTGGAACGGTGCGCGACGATCCCGGCTCCGACATCCGCGAGAAAATCGAGTATCTGGAAGGATTGGGGGAGGAAATACGCCGGTTGCACAATTCCGGGATGAGTGTGGCCGCCATCCGAGATCGGCTCTTCGGATCGGAGTCGCTTATCCGCTACGTTACTTTGGGCCATTTCAGCAGTACAAATTTGATCCGATCTTATTTGGAGAACCAAAGCAGTACATCAGCGTGA
- a CDS encoding thiolase family protein, giving the protein MRPAVIVAAARTPFGRFGGALRPLSAVELGALAIREVTKRAALSGDEVDEVILGNAASAGLGQVPARQAALRAGLSEKVRCIGVDKACVAAMVAMRWAWWLVAHEEAEVVIAGGMESMSNVPYILPQARWGYRLGHAPLVDALTAALTCPISGKHMGIFASEVALEHGIDRKQQDLWALRSHMRYQEALQAGKWKDEVFAVEVPDKKGTVIVTTDEQPRADTSYEKLAALPPAFEEQGTVTAGNAPGLNDGAAMVVIMSANKARERGLEPLARILAIGQASAAPRLINVVPALAAEDALARARLDKKNIVLWEINEAFAATTLTAIKILGIDPEKVNVNGGSVAIGHPVGATGARILMTLVYELRRRGGGLGLAAICGAGAQGEAMLVAT; this is encoded by the coding sequence ATGAGACCGGCAGTGATTGTCGCCGCCGCGCGGACGCCTTTTGGCCGTTTCGGTGGGGCGCTGCGCCCGCTGTCGGCAGTGGAACTGGGTGCTCTCGCCATCCGCGAGGTGACGAAGCGAGCCGCGCTCTCAGGCGACGAGGTGGATGAGGTGATTTTGGGCAATGCCGCCAGCGCAGGACTGGGCCAAGTCCCCGCACGCCAGGCTGCTTTGCGTGCTGGGTTGTCAGAGAAGGTGCGCTGCATCGGCGTGGACAAGGCATGCGTGGCGGCAATGGTGGCTATGCGCTGGGCGTGGTGGCTAGTCGCCCACGAAGAGGCAGAGGTAGTCATTGCCGGGGGCATGGAGAGCATGAGCAATGTGCCCTATATCTTGCCACAGGCCCGCTGGGGCTACCGCCTGGGCCACGCCCCGTTGGTGGACGCACTCACCGCCGCTCTCACCTGCCCCATCTCCGGAAAACACATGGGCATCTTCGCCAGCGAGGTAGCCTTAGAGCACGGCATCGATCGCAAGCAACAAGACCTGTGGGCGCTGCGCAGCCATATGCGCTATCAGGAAGCACTCCAAGCGGGCAAGTGGAAAGACGAGGTCTTCGCAGTGGAGGTACCAGACAAGAAGGGCACAGTCATTGTCACCACCGATGAGCAACCTCGTGCTGATACCTCTTACGAGAAATTGGCCGCCCTCCCACCAGCCTTCGAGGAGCAGGGCACTGTCACCGCAGGCAATGCCCCTGGCCTGAATGATGGGGCAGCGATGGTGGTTATTATGTCCGCGAATAAGGCTCGTGAGCGAGGACTCGAACCGTTGGCCCGTATCCTGGCTATCGGGCAGGCTTCCGCTGCGCCGCGGCTGATCAACGTCGTCCCCGCATTAGCAGCGGAGGATGCGCTGGCACGAGCCCGGCTGGACAAAAAGAACATCGTACTATGGGAGATCAACGAAGCATTCGCTGCCACCACCCTCACGGCTATCAAGATATTAGGGATTGATCCCGAGAAGGTGAATGTGAATGGCGGGTCGGTAGCCATTGGCCACCCGGTAGGGGCAACAGGAGCCCGCATCCTGATGACGCTGGTATATGAGTTGCGCCGCCGTGGTGGCGGATTAGGCCTGGCCGCCATCTGCGGAGCAGGAGCGCAGGGCGAAGCCATGCTGGTCGCAACTTAA
- a CDS encoding pyrimidine 5'-nucleotidase, which translates to MKRALRYAVFDLDNTLYPPDSKMMEVLGRRIQQYMTDRVGLPRELVRPLRDRYFEQYGTTLSGLIAEHHVDAQEYLAFVHDFPVEEMICPNPELDAALDSTNLEKVVFTNASAQHAWRVLRALGIERHFTRVFDVVAMEYVSKPALQVYLRLLERLPARGGECILFEDSIRNLRPAARLGMVTVLVGEGSEGEEVDFVVPSITDIGPLFKHLEANGWIAGDGAQGR; encoded by the coding sequence ATGAAACGCGCTCTACGATACGCAGTCTTTGATCTGGATAACACGCTTTATCCGCCCGATTCCAAGATGATGGAGGTCCTCGGCCGTCGTATCCAGCAATATATGACTGACCGCGTGGGCCTGCCAAGGGAACTGGTGCGCCCATTGCGCGACCGCTATTTCGAACAGTATGGGACAACTTTGAGCGGGCTGATTGCGGAACACCACGTTGACGCGCAGGAATACTTGGCTTTCGTACACGATTTTCCGGTTGAGGAAATGATCTGCCCTAACCCCGAGTTAGACGCCGCATTGGACTCCACAAATCTGGAGAAGGTGGTCTTCACCAATGCTTCTGCTCAGCACGCCTGGCGAGTGCTGCGGGCATTGGGCATCGAACGACATTTCACGCGCGTCTTCGATGTAGTGGCGATGGAATATGTCAGCAAGCCGGCACTGCAAGTGTACCTTCGTCTATTGGAGAGACTGCCTGCGCGGGGCGGAGAGTGTATCCTATTCGAAGATTCCATCCGTAATTTAAGGCCAGCGGCCAGGCTGGGCATGGTCACTGTTCTGGTAGGCGAGGGCAGCGAAGGCGAAGAGGTGGACTTTGTAGTGCCCTCCATCACCGATATTGGCCCTCTTTTCAAGCATCTGGAGGCCAACGGATGGATTGCTGGCGACGGAGCGCAGGGGCGATGA
- a CDS encoding acyl-CoA thioesterase: protein MGKEKRIVESEIRVRYAETDAMGIVYHTNYIIWFEVGRGDYFRTVNNESFAEWEARGINFPLSEVYARYHAPARYGDLVRVRTWVEEVRSRGMTFGYEIVDAAGKTLVTGYTVHLCVNHEGRVCRLPPDLATAMGGA, encoded by the coding sequence ATGGGAAAAGAAAAGAGAATCGTCGAGTCAGAAATCCGCGTCCGGTATGCGGAAACGGATGCGATGGGCATCGTCTATCACACGAACTACATCATCTGGTTCGAGGTAGGACGAGGCGATTACTTCCGAACTGTGAATAACGAATCGTTCGCGGAGTGGGAGGCGAGGGGCATCAATTTTCCGCTTTCGGAAGTCTATGCGCGCTATCATGCTCCAGCCCGCTACGGTGATCTGGTACGGGTGCGCACCTGGGTGGAGGAGGTGCGCAGCCGGGGCATGACCTTCGGCTACGAGATCGTGGATGCGGCGGGAAAGACGCTGGTGACGGGATACACTGTGCACCTATGCGTGAACCACGAGGGCCGAGTGTGTCGCCTTCCGCCGGACCTTGCCACCGCTATGGGAGGAGCCTAA
- a CDS encoding PLP-dependent aminotransferase family protein, with protein MAPNLSRFDGKVTTIWDTKYAQRTVGMSSSIIRETLKLTQRPDIISFAGGLPAPELFPVREFQEACRYVLEHDGPTALQYSVTEGYPPLKEYLCEKMQKYGVPAEPPNVLITNGSQQALDLIGKIFIDPGDYVIAGRPTYLGAIQAWNAYEARYVTIPLDDDGMQVDLLEDALKSHPIKFIYILPNFHNPAGVTLSLERRMKLVEMAAKYGVFIVEDDPYGDLRFEGEDITPIVVLHKENTLYLSTFSKTLAPGIRLGWIVAPEAIIAKLVLAKQGADLHTSTFTQMIVNDICQRGFVRQHVKQIREVYRKRRDVMLAAMEKYFPEGVTWTRPQGGLFLWIRLPPGVDCLELLKVAIEEKVAFIPGTAFYPDGAGRDAFRLNFSNASPEMIEEGIQRLGKAIKRQMATASVGVATHKD; from the coding sequence ATGGCACCGAACTTATCACGCTTTGACGGAAAGGTAACCACAATTTGGGATACGAAGTATGCCCAGCGAACGGTAGGAATGAGTAGTTCCATCATTCGGGAAACGTTAAAACTCACCCAGCGACCGGATATCATCTCTTTCGCCGGGGGCTTGCCCGCGCCAGAACTATTCCCTGTCCGCGAGTTCCAAGAAGCCTGCCGCTATGTCTTGGAACACGATGGGCCAACCGCCCTCCAGTATAGCGTAACGGAGGGCTATCCCCCGTTGAAGGAGTACCTCTGCGAGAAAATGCAGAAATACGGCGTGCCAGCCGAACCCCCGAATGTGCTGATCACCAACGGCTCGCAGCAGGCCCTGGACCTCATCGGCAAGATTTTCATTGACCCCGGCGACTACGTGATCGCCGGGCGCCCCACATACCTGGGCGCAATACAAGCCTGGAATGCTTATGAGGCCCGTTATGTCACCATCCCGCTGGACGATGATGGGATGCAGGTGGATCTACTCGAAGATGCGCTGAAAAGTCATCCCATCAAGTTCATTTACATCCTGCCTAATTTCCACAACCCTGCTGGAGTTACATTGTCTCTGGAACGGCGGATGAAACTCGTGGAGATGGCTGCTAAGTATGGAGTGTTCATCGTAGAGGACGACCCGTATGGAGATTTACGGTTCGAGGGCGAGGATATCACTCCTATCGTGGTCTTGCACAAGGAGAACACCCTCTACCTCAGCACTTTCTCCAAGACGCTCGCCCCTGGCATCCGCCTGGGCTGGATCGTAGCCCCAGAGGCGATCATCGCCAAACTCGTGTTGGCCAAGCAAGGAGCAGACTTGCATACCAGCACGTTCACCCAAATGATCGTCAATGACATCTGCCAGCGCGGGTTCGTGCGCCAACACGTCAAGCAGATTCGGGAAGTGTACCGCAAGCGACGCGATGTGATGTTGGCGGCAATGGAGAAGTACTTCCCCGAAGGAGTCACTTGGACGCGCCCTCAGGGCGGTCTTTTCCTCTGGATACGTTTGCCCCCAGGGGTAGATTGTCTGGAACTGCTGAAGGTCGCAATTGAAGAAAAGGTGGCCTTCATCCCCGGCACAGCCTTCTATCCTGATGGAGCGGGGCGCGACGCCTTCCGACTGAACTTTTCGAATGCAAGCCCAGAGATGATTGAGGAGGGCATCCAGCGGTTAGGCAAGGCTATCAAACGCCAGATGGCAACCGCATCTGTCGGCGTTGCAACACATAAGGATTAA
- a CDS encoding electron transfer flavoprotein subunit alpha encodes MELRVIEEKCTGCGACEAACPFGAIAVQNGKAKVFDICVDCGACVDACPEGALVLGVVVEGAVRPEDYRNIWVFAEQRDGQLTKVVPQLLSKARDLADHLGVQVGAVLLGHQVEGLAQPLIWHGADVVYVADHPELAHYRTDPYAKVIADLIQEKKPEIMLFGATTIGRDLAPRISQRITTGLTADCTGLDIDDAERLLLQTRPAFGGNIMATIVCPRHRPQMATVRPGVMVARPPDNTRTGTVEKIDVDLSPDDIRTKVVEAVKEVRRRVNLEEAKIIVSGGRGLGGPEGFKLIEELANALGGECGASRAAVDAGWIDSDHQVGQTGKTVHPDLYVACGISGAIQHQAGMKESKYIIAINKDPNAPIFQIADLGLVGDLYKIIPEILKELKAAGAGSKI; translated from the coding sequence ATGGAACTGCGCGTCATCGAAGAAAAGTGCACTGGCTGTGGCGCTTGCGAGGCAGCCTGCCCCTTTGGAGCCATCGCGGTGCAGAACGGAAAGGCCAAGGTCTTCGACATCTGTGTGGATTGCGGAGCCTGTGTGGACGCCTGTCCGGAGGGTGCACTGGTACTGGGAGTGGTGGTCGAGGGCGCGGTGCGACCCGAGGATTACCGCAATATCTGGGTCTTCGCCGAGCAACGCGATGGGCAACTAACCAAAGTGGTCCCGCAGTTGCTCTCCAAGGCCCGTGACTTGGCCGACCACCTGGGTGTGCAGGTAGGCGCGGTGCTCTTGGGTCACCAAGTGGAGGGATTGGCCCAGCCACTTATCTGGCACGGAGCGGATGTGGTGTATGTGGCCGACCACCCCGAACTGGCCCATTACCGCACGGACCCCTACGCCAAGGTCATCGCCGACCTGATCCAAGAGAAGAAGCCGGAGATCATGCTGTTCGGCGCTACCACTATCGGGCGTGACTTGGCCCCGCGCATCTCGCAGCGCATCACCACTGGACTGACTGCGGATTGCACCGGCTTGGACATTGACGACGCGGAGCGGCTCCTGCTCCAGACCCGCCCAGCCTTCGGCGGAAACATCATGGCCACCATTGTCTGCCCACGGCATCGTCCCCAGATGGCCACGGTCCGCCCCGGTGTGATGGTCGCACGCCCACCAGATAACACCCGCACGGGCACAGTGGAGAAGATAGATGTGGATCTGAGCCCAGATGATATCCGAACGAAGGTGGTAGAGGCGGTAAAGGAAGTGCGCCGCCGAGTGAACCTGGAGGAAGCCAAGATCATCGTCTCGGGTGGCCGGGGGCTCGGCGGACCAGAGGGCTTCAAACTGATCGAGGAACTGGCAAACGCACTGGGTGGTGAATGCGGCGCCTCCCGTGCGGCGGTGGATGCTGGCTGGATTGATTCGGATCATCAGGTCGGACAGACGGGCAAAACAGTGCACCCTGACCTCTATGTTGCCTGTGGCATCTCCGGGGCTATCCAGCACCAAGCGGGAATGAAGGAGTCCAAATACATTATCGCCATCAACAAAGACCCGAATGCCCCCATTTTCCAGATCGCCGACCTGGGACTAGTTGGCGACCTGTATAAGATCATCCCGGAGATCTTGAAGGAACTGAAGGCCGCTGGCGCAGGAAGCAAGATATAA
- a CDS encoding acyl-CoA thioesterase, which translates to MAYVVSSEVRVRYAETDAQGVVYYANYFVWFEVARVNYFRDLGLQYADIERTGIGFVIAEASCTYHAPAHFDEVLTIRTWAEDLGRSSFALVYEVLNAETGQLLATGRTVQVFVNMREGGRPVPIPERVRQELEQRL; encoded by the coding sequence ATGGCATACGTGGTTTCGTCGGAAGTGCGAGTCCGCTATGCGGAGACCGATGCCCAGGGCGTCGTGTACTACGCCAATTACTTCGTCTGGTTTGAAGTGGCGCGCGTCAACTACTTCCGTGACCTGGGCCTGCAGTATGCGGACATAGAACGAACGGGGATCGGCTTTGTCATCGCGGAGGCTTCATGCACGTACCACGCCCCCGCCCACTTCGATGAGGTGTTGACTATACGCACCTGGGCGGAGGATCTGGGCAGATCCAGTTTCGCCCTGGTCTATGAAGTATTGAATGCCGAGACGGGACAACTCCTTGCCACCGGGCGCACTGTACAAGTGTTCGTGAACATGCGCGAGGGTGGCCGCCCCGTCCCCATCCCAGAGCGCGTACGTCAAGAACTAGAGCAACGCCTCTGA
- a CDS encoding CoA transferase subunit A: MNKVIALSEAVALLRSGETLALGGMNLYRKPVAFVREVIRQRIGKLTLVSLAASYESDLLVGAGLISAVRTCYFGLEGFGLAPMFTALAGKGGVRVIEESEASLAYGLRAAAAGVGFMPGQGWLGTDCLRVRPDVKLVTDPYSGEQVVAFPAIRPDVAVIHAREADHWGNAAFVGNRALDWQLAFAAEKVVVTAERVVARLDRLADVPGVRVSAVVEAPRGAWPTSCYPEYPLDGREILRYVEMCQAGRFENYLREFLERNP; this comes from the coding sequence ATGAACAAGGTCATCGCACTGTCCGAGGCTGTGGCGCTTTTGCGGTCCGGCGAAACATTGGCTTTAGGCGGGATGAACCTGTACCGCAAGCCTGTTGCCTTCGTCCGCGAAGTAATCCGGCAGCGGATCGGTAAACTGACCCTCGTGAGCCTGGCCGCCAGTTACGAGAGCGATCTGTTAGTGGGAGCGGGTCTGATATCGGCAGTGCGAACCTGTTACTTTGGGTTGGAGGGGTTTGGCTTGGCCCCGATGTTCACAGCCCTGGCGGGCAAAGGAGGGGTACGCGTCATCGAGGAATCAGAAGCCAGTCTGGCTTACGGCCTGCGGGCGGCAGCAGCGGGGGTCGGTTTCATGCCCGGACAGGGTTGGCTGGGCACCGATTGCCTGCGTGTCCGGCCAGATGTGAAACTGGTAACTGACCCATACTCTGGTGAACAGGTGGTTGCTTTCCCCGCCATTCGCCCTGATGTGGCCGTTATCCACGCTCGCGAGGCTGACCACTGGGGCAATGCAGCCTTCGTCGGCAACAGGGCCTTGGATTGGCAGTTGGCTTTCGCCGCCGAAAAGGTGGTCGTCACCGCCGAACGAGTGGTGGCGCGTCTGGATCGGCTGGCTGACGTCCCCGGGGTGCGTGTGAGCGCAGTGGTGGAGGCGCCGCGGGGAGCATGGCCGACTTCGTGCTATCCAGAGTACCCCCTGGACGGAAGAGAGATACTGCGCTACGTTGAGATGTGTCAGGCCGGGCGATTCGAAAATTATCTGCGCGAATTTTTGGAACGGAACCCGTGA